A genomic stretch from Arachis stenosperma cultivar V10309 chromosome 3, arast.V10309.gnm1.PFL2, whole genome shotgun sequence includes:
- the LOC130968606 gene encoding trehalose-phosphate phosphatase A-like: MDLKSNHTPVLADAAPITKSRLGVHSSLLPYSPTGATFPHGMLLTIPRKKTGLLEDVRSSSWLDAMKSSSPPPRKITKDVSHGFASHESDAAYFNWLLKYPSALTSFEQITNYAKGKRIALFLDYDGTLSPIVDNPDCAFMSDNMRDAVKKVAEYFPTAIISGRSRDKVYEFIGLTELYYAGSHGMDIIGPVRQAVPDNHPNCTIRSTDKQGKEVNLFQPAAEFLPLIDEVFESLVESTKDIKGAKVENNKFCVSVHYRNVDDKSWDLVGQIVHDILKGYPRLRLTHGRKVLEVRPVIDWDKGKAVTFLLESLGLSNCDDVLPIYIGDDRTDEDAFKVLREGNKGYGILVSSAPKESNAVYSLRDPSEVMEFLKSLVETCQEVSCSRFAHRRPLMVATTLSLPCCFVQTSNLLWQL, encoded by the exons ATGGACTTGAAATCAAATCACACCCCTGTTCTTGCTGATGCTGCACCCATAACAAAGTCAAGACTGGGTGTGCATTCAAGTTTATTGCCTTACTCCCCAACCGGGGCGACCTTTCCACATGGTATGCTTTTGACTATCCCAAGGAAGAAAACTGGACTTCTTGAGGATGTTCGTTCTAGTAGTTGGTTGGATGCCATGAAATCATCTTCTCCTCCCCCCAGGAAGATAACGAAGGATGTTAGTCATGGCTTTGCGTCACATGAATCTGATGCTGCTTATTTTAACTGGCTG CTAAAGTATCCCTCAGCTCTTACATCTTTTGAGCAAATTACAAACTATGCAAAAGGGAAGAGAATAGCCTTGTTTCTGGATTATGATGGAACTCTTTCCCCGATCGTCGATAATCCTGACTGTGCTTTCATGTCTGACAAT ATGCGAGATGCTGTTAAAAAGGTGGCTGAATATTTCCCTACTGCTATTATCAGTGGAAGAAGTCGTGACAAG GTATATGAATTTATAGGACTAACAGAACTCTATTATGCTGGTAGTCATGGTatggacatcattggtcctgtCAGGCAGGCTGTACCTGATAACCACCCTAATTGCACCATTAGGTCTACTGACAAGCAG GGTAAGGAAGTTAATTTATTCCAACCTGCTGCTGAGTTCTTGCCCCTGATTGACGAG GTGTTTGAGTCTCTTGTTGAGAGTACAAAAGATATTAAAGGAGCAAAAGTTGAAAACAATAAATTTTGTGTGTCTGTACATTACCGCAATGTAGATGATAAG AGTTGGGATTTGGTGGGGCAGATTGTCCATGATATTCTGAAGGGCTATCCACGTTTGCGACTAACTCATGGGCGCAAG GTCTTAGAGGTCCGCCCAGTGATTGACTGGGATAAGGGAAAAGCAGTCACGTTTTTGCTCGAGTCACTTG GGCTTAGCAATTGTGATGATGTGCTTCCTATATATATTGGAGATGACAGAACAGATGAAGATGCATTTAAG GTTCTGAGGGAGGGAAATAAAGGTTATGGGATCTTAGTGTCCTCAGCGCCAAAAGAAAGCAATGCAGTTTACTCTCTCCGTGATCCATCAGAG GTGATGGAGTTTCTCAAGTCTCTTGTG GAAACATGCCAAGAGGTTTCCTGCAGCAGGTTTGCGCACAGAAGACCTCTTATGGTAGCTACAACCTTGTCGCTACCTTGTTGTTTTGTTCAAACTTCAAATCTCCTTTGGCAATTGTAA
- the LOC130965568 gene encoding uncharacterized protein LOC130965568, protein MTDARGVIERRRRCSIYYETVLLLIVFGRAWLLQHNNGETLRMYLGIKLAVEMDIPNLKVESDSHYGITIVGVPSVEAHANSSLARSIKELETRLEKVKISHVYKESNFCADLMTKLRHIMEEGVTVFRHLPSLLMMHLLTDIRGIKFSRVVVV, encoded by the exons ATGACAGATGCCCGAGGTGTCATAGAGAGGAGGAGACGTTGCTCCATATATTACGAGACTGTCCTTTTGCTTATAGTATTTGGAAGAGCATG GCTGCTACAGCATAACAATGGCGAAACTTTGCGGATGTATCTTGGGATCAAGCTTGCAGTTGAGATGGATATCCCCAACCTGAAGGTGGAATCGGACTCTCACTACGGTATCACCATTGTTGGGGTGCCTTCAGTTGAAGCTCACGCGAACTCGTCTCTGGCTCGTTCGATCAAGGAACTTGAAACCAGGTTGGAAAAGGTAAAAATCAGCCATGTCTATAAAGAATCAAACTTTTGTGCTGATTTAATGACGAAGCTCAGACACATAATGGAAGAAGGAGTCACCGTTTTTAGGCATCTCCCATCACTGTTGATGATGCATCTTCTTACAGATATTAGGGGAATTAAATTTTCAAGAGTAGTTGTTGTTTAG